From one Sulfuricurvum sp. genomic stretch:
- a CDS encoding phosphoglycerate kinase: MISNIITMGGVKSLKDIDVTGKRVLIRVDFNVPMDAQFNISDDSRIRAALPTINYCIDHNACSITLVSHLGRPKGGYDERYSLRHIQKRLERLLQKRVEFIDDFDTLKTENAQCSIERIFLFENIRFYDGEKKNDPEFCKQLGGLCDVYVNDAFGTSHRRDASTYGIADYVETKVAGFLMMREIEAFTKALENPIRPIALVVGGSKISTKITLLTSVMQKVDKLIIGGAMSNTFLQAIGYDMKGSLVESDFLETAKEVLEEAKQHKVKVYLPVDVVITDSIDHPIDVKVVPVQDVLDGFHAVDIGPATLKLFSEAIELSNTIIWNGPMGIYEINQFSKGTYKLATIISESYAYSIVGGGDTADAVEKAGEKEKFSFISTGGGASLELLEGKILPGFEKLDRKS; the protein is encoded by the coding sequence ATGATTAGCAATATTATTACGATGGGTGGGGTTAAAAGCCTCAAAGATATCGACGTAACTGGAAAAAGGGTTTTGATCCGTGTCGATTTTAATGTCCCGATGGATGCGCAGTTCAACATTTCAGACGACAGCAGAATTCGTGCGGCACTCCCAACAATCAACTATTGTATCGACCATAATGCCTGTTCGATAACATTGGTGAGTCATTTAGGCCGACCGAAGGGGGGATATGACGAGCGCTATTCACTTCGCCATATTCAAAAACGACTGGAACGGTTACTCCAAAAACGGGTCGAATTTATCGATGATTTTGATACGTTGAAAACAGAGAATGCCCAGTGTTCGATTGAGCGGATATTCTTATTTGAAAACATCCGATTTTATGACGGAGAGAAAAAAAACGATCCCGAGTTTTGTAAACAGCTTGGAGGATTGTGCGATGTGTACGTAAACGATGCGTTCGGAACCTCACATCGTCGGGATGCTTCGACGTACGGGATTGCGGATTATGTCGAAACGAAAGTCGCAGGTTTTTTGATGATGCGGGAGATAGAAGCGTTTACAAAAGCGCTTGAAAATCCGATCCGTCCGATCGCACTGGTCGTCGGAGGATCTAAAATCTCTACTAAAATCACTCTGTTGACATCGGTGATGCAAAAAGTGGATAAGTTGATTATCGGGGGTGCGATGAGCAACACTTTTTTACAAGCGATCGGCTATGATATGAAAGGATCACTGGTAGAGTCTGATTTCCTCGAAACGGCGAAAGAGGTTCTTGAAGAGGCAAAACAGCATAAGGTCAAAGTCTATTTGCCGGTGGATGTCGTTATTACCGATTCGATTGATCATCCGATCGATGTCAAAGTAGTTCCGGTACAAGATGTTTTAGACGGATTTCATGCAGTCGATATCGGCCCAGCCACGTTGAAGCTGTTTAGTGAAGCGATAGAACTTTCGAATACGATTATCTGGAACGGACCGATGGGGATCTATGAGATCAATCAATTCTCAAAAGGGACGTACAAGCTCGCGACAATCATCAGCGAAAGCTATGCCTACAGCATTGTCGGCGGCGGCGATACGGCCGATGCGGTGGAAAAAGCGGGGGAGAAAGAGAAATTTAGTTTTATATCGACCGGCGGAGGGGCAAGTCTGGAATTATTGGAAGGGAAGATACTCCCCGGGTTTGAGAAACTGGATCGAAAATCATAG
- the corA gene encoding magnesium/cobalt transporter CorA, giving the protein MVTFYTHENETFSATLLSQIDAPSEYKNIVWIDMLHSSMDEIKQIETLFDIKIPTKQEREEIEISSRYWEDNRSIIINSYFFVSFFFVETAKAHYNESVSFVLQDNILFTIRDKELQAFEMIHKILTSHPKELYSGYDVFMQIFDIRIDQDADLLEYAASESDDIRKKLLWESDGKSEDTLRKISTLQGFTLKVRQSVFDKRRILTALAKSNKLPQNIKQDIVIMIKDINSLVEFITIDGNTLDNLQNLFLAQTNIEQNKIIKLFTVASVVLMPPTLIASIYGMNFHFMPELDWSLGYPMSLMMMVIAGVIPLIYFRNRGWL; this is encoded by the coding sequence ATGGTTACATTTTATACCCACGAGAATGAGACTTTTAGCGCAACACTTTTAAGCCAAATCGATGCACCTTCTGAGTATAAAAATATCGTTTGGATCGATATGCTTCACTCTTCAATGGACGAAATCAAGCAGATTGAAACACTGTTTGACATTAAGATTCCTACCAAGCAAGAACGTGAAGAGATTGAGATCAGTTCACGATATTGGGAAGACAATCGCAGCATTATCATCAACTCCTATTTTTTTGTGTCATTCTTTTTTGTCGAAACTGCCAAGGCCCATTACAATGAAAGTGTCAGTTTCGTTTTGCAGGACAATATACTTTTCACGATTCGTGACAAAGAGCTTCAAGCATTTGAGATGATCCATAAGATACTGACATCCCATCCGAAAGAGCTCTACAGCGGATACGATGTCTTTATGCAGATATTTGATATCCGGATCGATCAGGATGCCGATTTATTGGAATATGCTGCCAGTGAAAGTGATGACATTCGCAAAAAACTTTTATGGGAATCTGATGGAAAATCAGAAGATACGTTACGCAAAATTTCAACCCTGCAAGGGTTTACCCTTAAGGTACGTCAATCGGTCTTTGATAAGCGTCGGATCTTGACGGCTTTGGCTAAATCCAACAAGCTTCCGCAGAACATCAAACAAGATATAGTGATCATGATCAAAGACATTAACTCATTGGTCGAGTTCATTACGATTGACGGAAACACACTCGATAACCTTCAAAATCTCTTTTTGGCACAGACGAATATCGAGCAAAATAAAATCATCAAACTCTTTACCGTAGCAAGTGTCGTTTTAATGCCGCCGACGTTGATCGCAAGTATTTACGGGATGAATTTCCATTTCATGCCGGAACTGGATTGGTCGTTAGGATATCCGATGTCGCTGATGATGATGGTGATCGCAGGAGTGATTCCGTTGATCTATTTTCGCAACCGGGGATGGTTGTAA
- the glgB gene encoding 1,4-alpha-glucan branching protein GlgB has translation MNNQNHPISYEVSRLSEMDIYLFKQGTHTKLYDKLGAHVMVHEGNAGVYFAVWAPNASYVSVRGDFNHYNTSSHPLQLRSDESGIWEGFIENVEQGLTYKYHIVSKFHNIVHDKSDPFAFYSEQPPKSASRVWSLEGYDWKDQHWMRERHLNNAHDAPISVYEMHLGSWRRKVEEDNRPLSYRELSTELVNYLKEMNYTHVEFMPLSEYPFDGSWGYQVVGYFAATARYGTPQDLMFLIDVLHENGIGVIMDWVPSHFAVDMHGLINFDGTALYEHDDPRQGYHPEWGSIIFNYGRNEVQSFLISSAMFWLDRYHIDGIRVDAVASMLYLNYARKEGEWIPNVYGGNENLEAIEFLKKLNVSVYGEFSDIMMIAEESTAYPMVTRPVSVGGLGFGFKWNMGWMHDSLKYMSYDPIHRQHHHHQLTFSMWYGFDENFMLPLSHDEVVHMKGSLINKMPGDVNQKFAHLRTLFAYMTAHPGKKLLFMGGEIAQYAEWNFERSLDWHLLDNPMHKGLNKMVSDLNRLYRDERALHMYDVMREGFEWIDDRDYSHNCLSFVRKSDNPADDIYVVCNFADATRENYHMGVLSEGEYVEIFNSQSSEYHGWSIGNHEPLQTFQTSTHGREHSISMTLPPLGVVYLKQKKADKSLQ, from the coding sequence ATGAACAACCAAAATCACCCCATCAGTTATGAGGTCTCCAGACTGAGCGAGATGGATATCTATCTCTTTAAACAAGGGACGCATACAAAGCTCTACGATAAACTCGGCGCTCATGTAATGGTGCATGAAGGGAACGCCGGTGTATATTTCGCAGTATGGGCTCCCAATGCATCCTATGTCAGTGTGCGCGGAGATTTTAACCATTATAATACTTCATCGCATCCTTTGCAACTGCGCTCAGACGAATCGGGAATATGGGAAGGTTTTATAGAGAACGTAGAACAGGGCCTCACCTACAAATATCATATCGTTTCCAAATTTCATAATATCGTCCATGATAAAAGCGATCCGTTTGCATTTTACAGCGAACAGCCGCCAAAATCGGCTTCTCGTGTCTGGAGTCTGGAAGGATATGACTGGAAAGATCAACATTGGATGCGAGAGCGTCATCTCAACAATGCCCATGATGCACCGATCAGTGTATACGAGATGCATCTGGGCTCATGGCGTAGAAAGGTAGAGGAAGATAACCGTCCTCTGAGCTATCGGGAACTCTCTACGGAGCTAGTGAACTACTTAAAAGAGATGAACTATACCCATGTCGAGTTCATGCCTCTGAGCGAGTATCCGTTTGATGGTTCATGGGGATATCAGGTTGTCGGCTATTTCGCCGCGACGGCACGTTACGGGACACCTCAGGACCTCATGTTTCTGATCGATGTCCTGCATGAAAACGGTATCGGCGTGATCATGGATTGGGTACCGTCGCATTTTGCGGTCGATATGCACGGGTTGATCAATTTTGACGGTACGGCACTTTATGAGCATGATGACCCGCGTCAGGGATACCATCCGGAATGGGGAAGCATCATCTTCAATTACGGACGTAATGAAGTACAGTCATTTTTGATCAGCTCCGCGATGTTTTGGCTCGATCGTTATCATATTGACGGTATCCGTGTCGATGCAGTCGCTTCAATGCTGTATCTCAATTATGCGAGAAAAGAAGGGGAATGGATCCCTAATGTCTACGGCGGAAACGAGAATCTTGAGGCGATAGAGTTTTTGAAAAAACTTAATGTCAGCGTATACGGGGAGTTCAGCGATATTATGATGATTGCCGAAGAGTCGACTGCTTATCCGATGGTGACCCGTCCTGTGAGTGTCGGGGGGCTTGGATTCGGTTTCAAATGGAACATGGGGTGGATGCATGATTCACTGAAATACATGAGCTATGATCCGATTCATCGTCAGCATCACCATCATCAGCTGACATTCAGTATGTGGTACGGATTTGATGAAAACTTTATGCTTCCGCTGAGTCATGATGAGGTCGTTCATATGAAAGGTTCCCTCATTAATAAAATGCCGGGAGATGTCAACCAAAAATTCGCTCATCTCAGAACACTTTTTGCCTATATGACGGCACATCCGGGTAAAAAGCTTCTTTTTATGGGGGGAGAGATTGCACAATATGCCGAATGGAATTTTGAACGTTCTCTTGATTGGCATTTGTTGGACAACCCGATGCATAAAGGGTTGAATAAAATGGTTTCGGATCTTAACCGTCTTTACCGTGATGAGCGAGCCTTACACATGTATGATGTGATGCGTGAGGGATTTGAATGGATAGACGATCGTGACTACAGCCACAATTGTCTCAGTTTCGTCCGTAAAAGTGATAATCCCGCAGATGATATCTATGTGGTGTGCAACTTTGCAGATGCAACGCGTGAAAACTATCACATGGGAGTCCTAAGTGAAGGGGAATATGTGGAGATATTTAACTCTCAATCCTCTGAATATCACGGATGGAGTATCGGAAATCACGAACCGCTTCAAACGTTTCAAACATCGACACACGGGCGGGAACACTCCATTTCTATGACATTGCCTCCGCTTGGGGTTGTATATTTGAAACAAAAAAAAGCCGATAAATCGTTACAATAA
- a CDS encoding DUF4393 domain-containing protein, with amino-acid sequence MPELPIKADLSESANDILKELALPSARQVGEALGNVFGLFNTLTLPIKFGNVYAKRNFAKYAEKLENIVEENIKQVEPEIAIPIMEKLSYTSNEDLANVFANLLANASNKSKVDLIHPGFIQKLNSLAPDEARLLEYFKENPGDISYIIFKAVNSTDASYRELSLKLTGIEKKLNLTPKQVVIHLENLVSLSILQDNNGLFRTDDEIYNKIKREYTNDEERYQNDVLNKKYKPMDTLDIDKSFYSITSLGRIFIEACTN; translated from the coding sequence ATGCCAGAATTACCTATAAAAGCTGATCTGTCAGAATCAGCTAATGATATTTTAAAAGAGTTAGCTTTACCTTCAGCTAGACAAGTTGGTGAAGCTTTAGGTAATGTATTTGGATTGTTTAATACTTTGACGTTACCAATAAAATTTGGAAATGTATATGCGAAAAGAAACTTTGCAAAATATGCAGAAAAACTTGAAAACATAGTGGAAGAAAATATAAAACAGGTTGAACCTGAAATTGCGATCCCAATTATGGAAAAGTTGAGTTATACAAGTAATGAAGATTTAGCCAATGTTTTTGCTAATTTACTTGCAAATGCATCGAATAAAAGTAAAGTAGATTTGATCCATCCAGGATTTATACAAAAATTAAATAGTCTTGCACCGGATGAAGCGAGATTACTTGAATACTTCAAAGAAAATCCAGGGGATATTTCTTACATAATTTTTAAAGCTGTTAATTCGACTGATGCTAGTTATCGTGAATTATCTTTGAAATTGACTGGAATAGAAAAAAAATTAAATTTAACTCCAAAACAAGTTGTTATACATTTAGAAAATTTAGTATCGTTGAGTATTTTACAAGATAATAATGGTTTATTTAGAACAGATGATGAGATATATAATAAAATAAAGAGAGAATATACAAATGATGAAGAAAGATATCAAAATGATGTTTTAAATAAAAAGTATAAACCTATGGATACATTGGATATAGATAAATCATTTTATTCAATTACATCATTAGGAAGAATTTTTATTGAAGCTTGTACAAATTAA
- the glgA gene encoding glycogen synthase GlgA — protein MDKLNILIAASEVVPFAKTGGLADVVGALPKALRALGHDVRVVMPRYYVVDREKYALTPMEGSLGVPMGIMGEEWAAVYEGLLPGSDVPVYFIEHEGYFGRKGLYEEDGFSFNDNDNRFIFFSRAVMQLSKMIRFHPDVIHANDWHTAALPVMLNTLYTYDPDFAFTGSLLTIHNLQHQGRFYKGLMDVLGIGWDHFYELEEYDGVNLLKGGITHADAITTVSRKYADEIRTPEFGWGLENLIDHVSYKLYGILNGIDYEEWSPAEDTFISHTFDVGDMSGKALCKEALQESFHLPKRADVPLIGLVGRLAEQKGIELLAHAIWKLLEMDIQIVMLGAGEKWAEHYFSDIAHKHPDKFGCFIGYRNDLAHQIEAGSDMFLMPSLFEPCGLNQIYSLRYGTLPIVRATGGLDDTIENYQNDQTHGTGFKFYDASADALVNTVGWAVHTWYNDRRGFEQMQNNAMHKRFDWNGSALEYEALYYKISQGRRGL, from the coding sequence ATGGATAAACTAAACATTTTGATCGCTGCTTCAGAGGTTGTACCGTTTGCCAAAACAGGCGGTTTGGCGGATGTGGTCGGTGCATTACCGAAAGCACTGCGTGCTCTGGGACATGATGTTCGGGTTGTGATGCCGCGGTACTATGTCGTAGATCGGGAAAAATACGCTCTGACACCTATGGAAGGTTCTCTCGGGGTACCGATGGGAATTATGGGCGAAGAGTGGGCTGCGGTCTATGAGGGGCTATTACCGGGAAGCGATGTTCCTGTCTATTTCATTGAGCATGAAGGCTATTTCGGGCGAAAAGGGTTGTACGAAGAGGACGGATTCAGTTTTAACGATAACGACAACCGGTTTATCTTCTTTTCCCGTGCCGTCATGCAGTTATCTAAAATGATCCGTTTTCATCCTGATGTGATCCATGCCAATGACTGGCATACGGCTGCGCTTCCTGTAATGCTCAATACACTGTATACCTACGATCCGGATTTCGCTTTTACGGGATCTTTGCTCACAATCCACAATCTTCAGCATCAAGGAAGGTTCTATAAGGGGCTAATGGACGTCCTCGGAATCGGATGGGATCATTTCTATGAACTGGAAGAATATGATGGGGTCAATCTTCTCAAAGGGGGGATTACTCATGCGGATGCCATTACTACCGTCAGCCGAAAGTATGCCGATGAAATCCGTACTCCAGAATTCGGATGGGGATTGGAAAATCTGATCGACCATGTATCGTATAAACTCTACGGGATACTCAACGGGATCGATTATGAAGAGTGGAGCCCTGCGGAGGACACCTTTATTTCGCATACATTCGATGTTGGGGATATGAGCGGTAAAGCACTTTGTAAAGAAGCATTGCAGGAGTCGTTTCATTTACCCAAAAGAGCGGATGTTCCCCTGATCGGTTTGGTTGGTCGGCTCGCGGAGCAAAAGGGGATTGAACTCTTGGCACATGCGATTTGGAAGCTTTTGGAAATGGATATTCAGATCGTTATGCTCGGTGCCGGAGAGAAATGGGCGGAACATTATTTCAGTGATATTGCCCATAAACACCCCGATAAATTCGGCTGCTTTATCGGATACCGAAATGATCTTGCCCATCAAATCGAAGCGGGAAGCGATATGTTTTTGATGCCGTCTTTGTTTGAACCGTGCGGTTTGAATCAGATATACAGCCTCCGTTACGGGACATTGCCGATCGTACGTGCTACCGGCGGGTTGGATGATACGATCGAAAACTATCAAAACGACCAAACGCACGGGACGGGATTCAAATTTTACGATGCGTCAGCCGATGCGCTTGTCAATACCGTCGGATGGGCAGTTCATACATGGTACAATGACCGCAGAGGATTTGAACAAATGCAGAACAATGCCATGCACAAACGATTTGACTGGAACGGCTCCGCACTCGAATACGAAGCACTGTATTACAAGATTTCACAGGGGAGAAGAGGGCTATGA
- a CDS encoding sensor domain-containing diguanylate cyclase: MIKIINTEEFSYFLRVNRNEIIKKWMAKNEVQNVLHRHSLPIIEKNTHLFYEFCDCFISVIEWRATVSECHVKIEFLQLLNNYNVTTADLFTLITKLKNAIEEIIFENGNLSFALQSEIDSLTLQMANDLATNFEIIISGNQNYKSENSNLLAEYKKAVDLSNIVSKTNPKGVITYVNDKFCEISGYSRDELVGKPHNIIRHPDMPREAFKDLWDTIKAKKSWNGVVTNMKKEGGQYIVDTTVIPILDVDGDVVEYIAIRHDITELEETKQQLKNINKAMKNKVDELYSMTNTLEQKAYKDNLTGINNRENFEDIFAIEIANANLNNVPLSLIIFDVDNFKLVNDTYGHQAGDILLKDVVNLIENNIKNGDIFARWGGEEFVILTPTTDLNGAYNLAENLRKLVQTYVFRYVENTLTLSFGIAQLSKDDTKKSLFEKADKAMYEAKKNGRNRTEIYQS, encoded by the coding sequence ATGATCAAGATTATAAATACCGAAGAGTTTTCCTATTTTTTACGGGTCAATCGAAATGAGATCATTAAAAAATGGATGGCTAAAAATGAGGTACAAAATGTACTTCATCGTCACTCTTTGCCTATAATCGAAAAGAATACCCATCTGTTTTATGAGTTCTGCGATTGTTTTATCAGTGTGATCGAATGGCGTGCAACGGTTTCGGAGTGTCATGTAAAGATCGAATTCCTACAACTCTTAAACAACTATAATGTAACCACGGCAGATCTTTTTACATTAATTACAAAACTCAAAAATGCGATAGAAGAGATCATCTTTGAAAACGGAAATCTCTCATTTGCACTGCAAAGCGAAATTGACTCTCTTACATTGCAAATGGCCAATGATCTGGCAACAAATTTTGAGATTATTATTAGCGGAAACCAAAATTATAAAAGTGAAAACTCCAATCTCCTGGCTGAATATAAAAAAGCGGTCGATTTAAGCAATATCGTCTCAAAAACGAACCCGAAAGGGGTAATCACTTATGTCAATGATAAATTTTGCGAGATATCCGGTTACAGCAGAGATGAGCTTGTCGGAAAACCGCATAACATTATCCGTCATCCCGATATGCCAAGAGAAGCGTTTAAAGATTTGTGGGACACTATCAAAGCTAAAAAAAGCTGGAACGGTGTAGTCACCAATATGAAAAAAGAGGGTGGGCAGTACATCGTCGATACGACGGTTATCCCGATTTTGGATGTTGACGGCGATGTTGTGGAATATATCGCGATACGCCACGACATCACCGAACTCGAAGAGACAAAACAACAACTCAAAAACATCAACAAAGCGATGAAAAACAAGGTTGACGAACTCTATTCGATGACCAATACGTTGGAACAAAAAGCCTATAAAGATAATCTCACCGGGATCAATAACCGTGAAAATTTCGAAGATATTTTTGCCATCGAGATCGCAAATGCAAATCTCAATAATGTACCGTTGAGCCTCATCATATTCGATGTAGATAATTTCAAGCTTGTTAATGACACCTACGGACATCAAGCCGGTGACATACTCCTCAAAGACGTAGTGAATTTGATCGAGAATAATATTAAAAACGGAGATATTTTTGCACGATGGGGAGGGGAAGAGTTTGTTATTTTAACCCCTACTACGGATCTTAACGGTGCGTATAATTTGGCTGAAAATCTACGCAAACTGGTTCAAACGTATGTATTCAGGTATGTCGAAAATACGTTGACCCTCAGTTTCGGAATCGCCCAGCTTTCAAAAGATGATACGAAAAAATCCCTTTTTGAAAAAGCGGATAAAGCGATGTACGAGGCTAAAAAGAACGGTAGAAACAGAACGGAAATATATCAATCATAA
- the glgP gene encoding alpha-glucan family phosphorylase — MILHDYEIDPKYSTSVAYFSMEFAIHQALKTYSGGLGFLSGSHMRSAYDLRQNVVGVGILWSFGYYDQSRHEDRSLEMEFIRKHYYFLEDLGVQAIVNIHSKDVHVKAFYLPPNVFSSAPVILLSTDIPENDFLARTITHKLYDANEETRISQEVVLGIGGVKVLEALRQKIDIYHMNEGHALPLVYELYSKYRDMNEVKKRVVFTTHTPEDAGNEQHNIDLLHKFGFFNGLELDTVRSIMLMHEENNFNLTVGALRSSKITNAVSKMHGEVANRMWEHCAGRSEIIHITNAQNRRFWSDNGMLAALDEHEDYALTGRKKHLKRNLFNVVADQTGKMFNPDILTIVWARRFAEYKRPGLLKHDFARFKRLLERTEKPIQVIWAGKPYPFDTNAVNAFNELIYISHGIKNMAVLVGYELELSRTLKKGSDIWLNTPRVSREASGTSGMTASMNGSIHFSTDDGWHPEFAKHGFNAFTIPPIDHSTPIEVQDHEDNKNLMDILENEIIPMYYDRPEQWCQMMKNAMRDVIPAFDSGRMVHEYYVKMYNC, encoded by the coding sequence ATGATTCTCCATGATTACGAAATTGACCCAAAGTACTCTACCAGTGTTGCCTATTTTTCAATGGAGTTTGCAATCCATCAAGCGCTCAAAACGTATTCGGGCGGATTGGGATTCTTATCCGGTTCCCATATGCGAAGTGCCTACGATCTACGTCAAAATGTCGTCGGTGTCGGGATATTATGGAGCTTCGGCTATTACGATCAGTCCCGACATGAAGATCGCAGTTTGGAAATGGAATTTATCCGAAAACATTACTATTTTCTCGAAGACCTCGGAGTGCAGGCGATCGTCAACATCCATTCAAAAGATGTTCATGTCAAAGCATTTTACTTGCCGCCTAATGTTTTCAGTTCCGCTCCGGTCATTCTTCTCTCAACCGATATTCCGGAAAATGACTTTTTAGCACGAACCATCACTCATAAACTTTATGATGCGAATGAAGAGACTCGTATATCCCAAGAGGTCGTTTTGGGTATCGGTGGGGTAAAAGTACTGGAAGCATTGAGACAAAAGATCGATATCTATCATATGAATGAAGGGCATGCACTTCCATTGGTGTATGAGCTCTATTCGAAATATCGGGACATGAACGAGGTAAAGAAACGGGTTGTATTTACAACGCACACCCCTGAAGATGCGGGAAATGAACAGCATAATATAGATTTACTTCATAAATTCGGTTTTTTTAACGGGTTGGAATTGGATACTGTTCGTTCTATTATGCTTATGCATGAAGAAAATAATTTTAACCTCACGGTTGGGGCCTTGCGATCATCCAAGATTACCAATGCCGTCTCAAAAATGCATGGTGAGGTTGCAAACCGTATGTGGGAACATTGTGCCGGAAGATCGGAAATCATCCATATTACCAATGCCCAAAACAGACGTTTCTGGTCGGATAACGGGATGCTTGCCGCATTGGATGAACACGAAGATTATGCTTTGACAGGACGCAAAAAACACCTCAAACGCAATTTGTTTAATGTGGTCGCCGATCAGACGGGTAAAATGTTCAACCCTGATATTTTGACGATTGTTTGGGCTCGTCGTTTTGCCGAATACAAACGTCCGGGATTGCTCAAACACGATTTTGCCCGTTTTAAACGTCTGTTGGAACGCACCGAAAAACCGATTCAGGTCATTTGGGCAGGTAAGCCGTATCCGTTTGATACTAATGCCGTCAATGCGTTTAACGAACTCATCTATATCAGTCACGGAATCAAAAATATGGCAGTTCTCGTAGGATACGAGCTTGAGCTCTCCCGTACCCTCAAAAAAGGCTCTGACATATGGCTAAACACGCCGCGTGTCTCACGTGAAGCGAGCGGTACGAGCGGTATGACGGCGAGTATGAACGGTTCGATCCATTTTTCAACGGATGATGGTTGGCATCCGGAATTTGCCAAACACGGATTCAACGCCTTTACGATTCCTCCAATCGACCACAGCACTCCGATCGAAGTACAAGATCATGAAGATAACAAAAATCTGATGGATATTCTTGAAAATGAGATCATACCGATGTATTACGACCGGCCTGAACAATGGTGTCAAATGATGAAAAATGCGATGAGGGATGTTATTCCTGCATTCGACTCTGGACGTATGGTGCATGAATATTATGTTAAAATGTATAATTGCTGA
- a CDS encoding pyruvate kinase encodes MENLFLTDLLDKLLDLKEKMMSGIDIESSNVSLLNMKQYLNLRKHDYSRLQDELTKVGLSSFGRSQGHIEASINVAIEMLAHALGKQSEVQQAALSYEESHAIMDKNSEIFSTSSDKTKIMITVPSNYMDDEFWFSNLSHEGVHLFRINTAHDSTEAWSDMAELIKLEQYASGKDLRIYVDLAGPKIRTSLFKYKKSPDKIKKIKVNYGEKVLIRSANQPPFEKKPKQYAAIIGCTLEHLGDLVKVGDRVFVDDGKIEMLIEAIYGDDIDCSVLTHKEGGSSIKDEKGINFPDSNINIQAITERDKEILPHICNYANIIGISFAQTPEDIRDLIEQLDLLGKKGQIAIVAKIETKKGVENLPQILETLIEYGNSGVMIARGDLAIEIGFENLAYMQEEILDLCTAAHMPVILATQVLESKMKTNIPSRAEISDVAFAHKAECVMLNKGEYALETIKILSTILKQMDLIFRKNKLLYNHSFQWK; translated from the coding sequence ATGGAAAATCTGTTTTTAACTGATCTTCTCGACAAATTGTTGGATCTAAAAGAAAAAATGATGAGCGGTATCGACATCGAATCGTCCAACGTTTCATTACTCAATATGAAACAATATCTCAATCTTCGAAAACACGATTATTCACGTTTACAAGATGAGTTGACAAAAGTAGGGCTCTCCTCGTTCGGGCGGTCTCAAGGGCATATTGAAGCGAGTATCAATGTCGCAATAGAGATGCTCGCACATGCTTTGGGCAAACAATCCGAAGTACAACAAGCGGCATTAAGTTATGAAGAGTCTCACGCTATAATGGATAAAAACAGTGAAATTTTTTCCACATCCAGCGATAAAACTAAAATCATGATTACCGTCCCTTCCAACTATATGGACGATGAATTTTGGTTTTCAAACCTCTCGCATGAGGGAGTGCATCTCTTTCGGATCAATACCGCACATGATTCGACAGAGGCATGGAGCGATATGGCAGAGTTGATCAAGCTCGAACAGTACGCCAGCGGCAAAGATTTGCGTATCTACGTCGATCTAGCCGGTCCGAAAATCAGAACATCCCTGTTCAAATATAAAAAATCTCCCGACAAAATCAAAAAGATAAAAGTCAATTACGGAGAAAAAGTGTTGATCCGCTCCGCTAATCAGCCTCCGTTTGAAAAAAAACCGAAGCAGTATGCTGCGATTATCGGATGTACGCTCGAACACCTGGGTGATTTGGTTAAAGTAGGCGATAGAGTTTTTGTCGATGACGGAAAGATAGAGATGCTGATCGAAGCGATCTATGGAGATGATATCGATTGCAGTGTCTTAACCCACAAAGAAGGCGGGAGTAGTATCAAAGATGAAAAGGGGATCAATTTCCCCGACAGCAATATTAATATCCAAGCCATCACGGAACGCGATAAAGAGATTCTCCCTCATATCTGCAACTATGCAAACATCATCGGAATCTCCTTTGCCCAAACACCCGAAGATATCCGTGATTTGATCGAACAACTGGACCTTCTGGGTAAAAAAGGTCAAATTGCCATCGTCGCCAAAATCGAAACGAAAAAAGGGGTAGAAAACTTGCCCCAAATCCTCGAAACGCTTATCGAGTACGGCAATTCAGGTGTCATGATCGCACGCGGAGATTTGGCAATCGAGATCGGATTTGAAAATCTGGCGTATATGCAAGAGGAGATCCTCGATCTTTGCACCGCAGCCCATATGCCCGTGATCCTGGCCACTCAGGTATTGGAAAGCAAAATGAAGACGAATATCCCCAGCCGAGCCGAAATATCCGACGTGGCCTTTGCACACAAAGCAGAGTGTGTTATGCTGAACAAAGGGGAATACGCACTCGAAACCATCAAAATTCTCAGTACGATTTTAAAACAGATGGATTTGATTTTCCGTAAAAACAAGCTGCTCTATAACCACAGCTTTCAGTGGAAGTAA